A single window of Pyrus communis chromosome 10, drPyrComm1.1, whole genome shotgun sequence DNA harbors:
- the LOC137747806 gene encoding uncharacterized protein, with product MDGIKIPTKVEEALRDPWWTKAMEVEMEALQKNGTWSVESLPQGKRPVGCDDIEEMRRLQEHFFSEFEMKDLGGLKYFLGIEVAHSRDGMLGCKPAENPIMQNHHLAIYPNQVPANKEKYQRLVGRKHGHMETKGYTDADWARNITDRRYTILLTEIGFKPQGAMSFYCDDQVTREIANNAIQHDRTKHVEVDRHFINEKLDIRLIDIPYMRSEEQLADVLTHAVSARVFRDLLDKLGL from the exons ATGGATGGAATCAAGATTCCAACTAAAGTAGAAGAGGCTTTGCGAGATCCTTGGTGGACAAAAGCCATGGAGGTCGAAATGGAAGCTTTGCAGAAAAATGGAACTTGGAGTGTGGAGTCACTACCACAAGGGAAGAGACCGGTGGGAT GTGATGACATAGAGGAGATGAGAAGACTCCAAGAGCATTTCTTTTCggagtttgagatgaaagatctaggaggCTTAAAATACTTCTTGGGAATTGAAGTTGCTCATTCTCGTGATG GGATGTTGGGATGCAAACCAGCAGAAAATCCTATCATGCAGAATCATCATCTAGCAATTTACCCGAATCAAGTTCCTGCAAACAAGGAAAAGTACCAGAGGCTGGTAGGAAG GAAACATGGGCATATGGAGACAAAAGGATATacagatgctgattgggctagGAATATTACTGATAGACGCTATAC GATTCTTCTCACAGAAATAGGATTCAAACCACAGGGAGCTATGTCATTCTACTGCGATGATCAAGTTACAAGAGAGATAGCTAATAATGCGATTCAACATGATCGCACAAAACATGTTGAAGTGGATAGACATTTTATCAATGAGAAGTTAGATATCAGGTTGATTGACATTCCATATATGAGGTCTGAAGAACAGTTAGCCGATGTACTGACTCATGCAGTATCAGCGAGAGTGTTTCGAGACTTACTTGACAAGTTGGGCCTATGA